The following proteins come from a genomic window of Pyxidicoccus sp. MSG2:
- a CDS encoding sensor histidine kinase, translated as MSAPSLQERAARLHASQLQEVRRRVDGLFAWLMAGQWVCGVAVASVFSPLAWEGKARTEHAHVHTAVLLGAALSVLPLVLARWRPGSVLARQGMAVAQMLWSALLIHLTAGRSETHFHIFASLALLAFYRDPWVLLSASATTILDHFARGVLWPQSVYGTADSAGWRFLELAFWVLVTDAVLLAACRVFQREAWETAERRAEAELAHEQKLQTQQQALVRAEQQLREFQQQYSRIEKLATMGQLAASISHELRNPLAAARTALSCVLLRVANLQGTLTDSRILHFLDVTERELAVCARIISDVLDFARERPPQLAPCALRPLVDEVLGVVPQRAGVRLVNEVPESLPVPRLDRELFRMVLVNLVQNAVEAVPPGSNGTVRVHAEGGAGVPWRLRVVDDGSGIPAEVLSKIFEPLFTTKTQGTGLGLAIVSALVHKHEGTLTVHSEVGQGTEFLIELPASTLARTA; from the coding sequence ATGAGCGCACCCTCGCTTCAGGAGCGCGCGGCCCGGCTTCATGCATCTCAGTTGCAAGAGGTCCGGCGACGGGTGGATGGGCTGTTCGCGTGGTTGATGGCAGGCCAGTGGGTGTGCGGAGTGGCGGTGGCATCGGTCTTCTCCCCGCTGGCGTGGGAGGGCAAGGCGCGCACGGAGCACGCCCACGTGCACACCGCCGTCCTCCTGGGCGCGGCGCTCAGCGTGCTCCCCCTGGTGCTGGCGCGCTGGCGGCCGGGCTCGGTGCTCGCGCGACAGGGCATGGCGGTGGCGCAGATGCTCTGGTCGGCGCTGCTCATCCACCTCACGGCCGGACGCAGCGAGACGCACTTCCACATCTTCGCGTCGCTGGCCCTGCTCGCCTTCTACAGAGACCCGTGGGTGCTGCTGTCAGCGAGCGCCACCACCATCCTGGACCACTTCGCGCGGGGCGTGCTGTGGCCCCAGTCCGTCTACGGCACGGCGGATTCGGCGGGCTGGCGCTTCCTGGAGCTGGCCTTCTGGGTGCTCGTCACGGACGCCGTGCTGCTCGCGGCGTGCCGCGTCTTCCAGCGCGAGGCCTGGGAGACGGCCGAGCGCCGGGCGGAAGCGGAGCTGGCGCACGAGCAGAAGCTCCAGACGCAGCAGCAGGCGCTGGTGCGCGCCGAGCAGCAACTGCGCGAGTTCCAGCAGCAGTACTCGCGCATCGAGAAGCTGGCCACCATGGGGCAGCTGGCCGCGAGCATCAGCCACGAGCTGCGCAACCCGCTGGCCGCGGCGCGCACCGCGCTGTCCTGCGTCCTGCTGCGGGTGGCCAACCTCCAGGGCACGCTGACGGACTCGCGCATCCTCCATTTCCTCGACGTCACCGAGCGCGAGCTGGCGGTGTGCGCGCGCATCATCTCCGACGTGCTGGACTTCGCGCGCGAGCGGCCGCCCCAGCTCGCGCCCTGCGCGCTGCGCCCGCTGGTGGACGAGGTGTTGGGCGTGGTGCCCCAGCGCGCGGGGGTGCGCCTCGTCAACGAGGTGCCGGAGTCGCTCCCGGTGCCGCGGCTGGACCGCGAGCTGTTCCGCATGGTGCTGGTGAACCTGGTGCAGAACGCCGTGGAGGCGGTGCCCCCGGGCAGCAACGGCACCGTGCGCGTCCACGCCGAGGGCGGCGCGGGCGTGCCCTGGCGCCTGCGCGTGGTGGACGACGGGTCGGGGATTCCCGCCGAGGTGCTGTCGAAAATCTTCGAGCCGCTCTTCACCACGAAGACACAGGGCACGGGGCTGGGGCTCGCCATCGTCTCCGCGCTGGTGCACAAGCACGAGGGCACGCTCACCGTGCACAGCGAGGTGGGCCAGGGGACGGAGTTCCTCATCGAGTTGCCCGCCAGCACGCTCGCGCGCACCGCGTGA